The DNA region gcctttcttctctccttctcctggcCCCACAACTTCTCAAACTCTCTCGCTTCCTGACTTTTCCCGCTTTCTCTGGCAGCAGCCGCCAAGTCTTTATCTTGCTGCATGAccaacttcttcagcttcttcaactcttTCCCAAGGGTAAGGATTTCCAGCTTGAGTTTGACGTTTTCCTTGAGAGCACCTTCAATGTGTTCGGGAGCCATATTGGATAGACGTTCCTTAAGAAAGTGGTTCTCGAGTTGCAGGTTGAACACCTCTTTTTTAGTCTCTTCCAGTTGCTGAGGGCCCAATAATCAGCAGAGGGACATACAAGATGTTACTGACCTACCTTTTCCTGATCACGCAAAGTCATGGGCCCGTTGAGTTCTCCAGCCGCGACGCTATGCCTCCCATTCCTTGCACTTGTCCCGACCACATAGCCTCTTCCCTTGCCCGCTCCATACTCTTTTTTTGGACTTGCAAGGCTCAAAGCACTCAATATCGCCTCATCATCCgtatcttcctctttcccgtACCTGGCTTCTAACGGACCCGATATGTCATCTGATTCAATGGAAGAATTTGAGGTTCGTCGATGTAAGACTCGTGGGCGACGTGGAGCCTGCGTATTTGACAGAGCTgattgggaagatgatttACGGACAGTAGGGGGGGGCGATACCGTGAGGAGAGCCCCGCGAGGTGGTGAGGAAGTGGAAATGGACTGAAAATGCGATGTTTCGGGAGAGCGACGTCGATTGGCTGTCATGCGTTCATGAGCTTCTTTCCAAGGACGACATCACATGCCCCATACCTTTGGAAGGAGGGTCAGATGATCCAATCTGTTGAACATAACCCTCCTCATCCGATTTGAAGCTTGACCCCAGTGATCCGAGAGATATGTCAGGGAGTGTCTGGCCGTTGGCCATGACAGTTGCGTCGCCCCCTGATGTTGCCGGTGAGGCCATGAGGGCCGCTAGTGTGTTGGACGGAGGCATAGCTGAGTGACGCTCTAATATGAAGATGCGTCTACGAGTGTTAATTTAATAAAGGCCGTTACAAGAGCATTTCTTGGCTCAACAATGGCAACTCAGATGTCGGCCTTGCCGGGGTGGATGTATCGAGCTTCCTTGGCTTCCTGGGTGGATTTTTCTGCGTAATTCAGAAACGTTGGCGTAGAAAGGCCTCAAAGCTGTGATTTGGCCGGTATTAACTGTGAAACAGCGAGCTATGAGGAAAAGAGTTAATGCAGAAATCAAAAGTATAGAAGTGTTGGGCGTTTGAAGAATGGTTGTTTACACCTGTCGCGTCCATCGCGCTGATTGGGAAAATTCCTCGATGCGGAAATACTGGGGGACTTCCTCACGGGCACAACGTTCGTGCATATGCAAGCTGCAGTTATTTATATACAAACTATACAAGACTATGAAGCACAAGCTATATAGAACACATATTCCCAAGTTCGTCGCAATTCGTTATCCACATGATCGTTATGTCTTCAaactctcttcccttttgaTCGCACTACGTTCTCGTCTCTACCAACACCCTCTCGTGCTTGGCCATCATCCGGCCCATGCTCGGCACCCGCGTGCAGCAACTTTAGCAATCCTGGCATCAAGCTGTTCTGTCTACAGAGTAGGACTAATTCTTTCCCTGTCCTTGTGTTGACTTTTTCTGATGCCTTGTCCAtgtccttttctcctcGTGTGCGCTGGAGAGGGCCCAGCTCATATTCTTCCTTTAGCGCGAATTGTGCGTAGGCGGCACTGATGGATCCAGTGCGTGAACGAGATTCAACATCTTGCTCAGACAGAGCAGTCGCATTCCCTCCAAGTCTGAGAGCCGCATTTTTCTGAGTTGGTTGCGCTGTTTCTTCTGAACATATAAGAGCGTCGCGCAAAACTTGGAATGATACGGCCTCGGCAGTCTGTCTTACGACGTCCCGAGATGAACTCCCCTTCATGGATTTGGCCCTCTTTGTTTCCTTGATATGCTTTTCCAACAGTTCTCTCCATTTCTGACAAGACGCAGAGCTGTTGGTGCTAAAGCAATACTCCCGTTTTAGGCCTCTATGATTGGAGAATGCAATCTGGAATGTATGGCGCATGAAGGCTCGCTCCACAGTAAATTGACGGGTACTACCTAAGCTTCCGTATAATGCCCTGGACAGTACGAAATGTTATTAGATACCATGCAGGTGGGAAAGGCAAGAAATTGGACTTACGCATTATCGCCAACCCTCACAAGCAGCAACGTCTTCATTCCGAGTGAGGTTCCCTTTAGCTTAAATGATTCCTCTGTTTTATTCGCAAAATCCAGTTCGGGCGGATCAAATTCTAGTCCTTCACCGAGCAATTTGATCCTCAACTTTGTGTCAGGCGCAGGGATGTTGATATATATCTTCTCTGACCAAACATTGTAAGTTAACTTGGTTGAAGTATGAGGCAAAGTGATTACAGCCCAGCGTTCAAAGCGCACTTCGTTCGATGCAAGAGCTTGTGTCAAGCGCATCGAACGGAGAGACGTGTAAATCTGTGACAACAGGTCATGAGGTACCAGACCATGAGGATCCTTGCTCCTGAATGCAGTGATGAACGCCTCTCGGGTGATCACATTATTGGCTGAGGCGAAACCAAAGGTTGAATAGAGCGCGTCATTGAATTTCATTATAGTCAGGACGAGCTCGATAGCAAGCTCCTGATTATAGGTAAGATGATCATGATTGGCGACATAGTAGCGCTCCGCAAAGACTTTTAACAAAGTCTCGCAGGATATGTGATCAGTCGGCAATCGCAGAGATAGGAGAAACATGCGTAGCGCATCGTCGACGCGAATATTTCTGAAATGGAATCGGTCAACGAAAGCCCTCGTAAGACCTTCGTTATTTCCGAGTAAAAGACCGACTTGAGTCTTGTCTAGTTCAGAAGTCCTGAGGATCAAACCAGCGAGGGTCGCAAGATCCACTGCGGGGCTGCATTTTTCGACAACGTATCTGCACGCTTCAACTGGATCTTGTTTGAACTTATCCACAAATTGATCGACCACTGGGTGTCGCCCTGATTCGGCAGGTGATTCTCCGTTTGGGGCGGTGACAAGCAGCTTGTCGAGACTGACAATGTTTTTGACGGTGAACTGCGTATCAAGCGTCGCGTGGATATTATGAACAAGGATGGGTTTAGCAATCACCAGCAGATCGGTGAACAGGAAAAGAAAGCGATCTTTCACTATCTGTGTCTCGTGTCAGTAGTATTTTTATCAGCCCAAAAATTACCATACTCACATCAGCGTTGACGACTTGCAGAATCTGAGAGGACATTAGGAATTTTCGAGGAGGATCATCCAACATCTCTGGTCTGGCTGGATGTTCTGGTCCCAGCGCAAGCACTtcatccattcttctcaAGATGTCTATTGTCTTTTTCGGCAACAATGCCTCTTTGCGCATCTGAACCCTCTCCTGTATCATACCAGGAGCGCTTTCGCCCTCTCTCAAGCGTACCAGAGTAGCAGCTCGAGTTCTGTCCTCATTCATTTCGGGAACTGTCGACACCGTGGGACTGGCTGCATTTGACTTACCGCCTGGGCTCATCGATGATGGTATACTGGGTGTTGAAGAGGTGGGCACAGCCCCCATTGGTGGGCTTGCAAATGGGTCGACACCTGATGAGATGACCATCGCGCCTTGCCCTAGAGGATTTCCCCGGTTTCTCACATCCCCATAACTAATTTTTCGAGACAGGGAGGATCTTGGAGAAGTCAAAGCCTTGGTGAGCCAGTTGCGTTTCGTGACACTTTCCCCAGAAAGCCGCTTGTTCGCCTCGGCTCGAGCAACAAGCGGCAATGCGTAGATATTTTCTGGGGCAGGCGTTCCGCCAGGGGTCAAAACAGAACTGTGTGAGGGGATAACTGAATCGGACACTTGCTGCATCAGTTTGGGCTTCTCTCCAGGGGATTCTTCGAGTCCAGCAGAACGACTTTCCAGATGCTCAATGCCGGGGAAAGGTGACAATTTGGATATGTGTATTCTGGGGTCGTTCAAATTTGcccgaggaagaagggatacTTGAGAGGGACCAGAAGAAAGTTGGTGTTGGATGAGATTAGACGAGGAAGCAGTAGCAGAGTTGGCTTGAGATACTGAAAGTGAAGAAACGGAAGGGTGGTGGTTGGCGATTCTATTACTAGCCAATGGCTCACCTTTTGGCCATATCCTAGGGACACTCCCCTGAGAAGGCGCGGCTGATGCACCTGAGCCGCGTCGAGGGGACACTGGTGGGCTGGAACTGGTCATTGAGCTTCGAGATTGGCTGTGCTTCCGCATAGCAGACTTCAttgtcctcttcattttcgCACCAACACTTTCTGATCTTGCGTGATTTGAGTGATTGGCGGGCGCTTTGGACACTTGATCATCGGTTCTCCcgacttcttcccatgATGACATAGCACTGCCTGTGCTCGGCATACCATATGAGTTGTGAGAATTAGGGGAACGGTAATCACTTTCTGCACCACCTGTCTCAGAGACCTGAGTAGAAAAGATCTCGGAAGTGGAGCTACGCGGCCGATCGATTCTGGCTGATGAAGTCGGAGAGCTGATAAGAGTGGTTTCTGAATTAAATCAGcatggagaagaaacgaGTGATAGTGAACTATCTAATAAAAATACTTACGATGCATCTCTTTTCCAGGAGTCCCCCAGTCACTACCTTCGGCAGCTTCTACAGGCCAATTGACTTCCCCTTGAGAAGTCAGTTGAGCATAGTGCCCTCCAGTACCGCCTGTCACGAACATCATCGAATCCAGCCCCGACAGGATTGATGACCCTCCAGGTGTCGAAGATCCTCCTGGCGAATTGCTACTACCTTGGATGGTAGATGTTGAATCATGCGCTATATGCCGGGTAGGAGTGATGAAGGGGGGATGAGGAGGTAAGAGCGGTGCGTCTAAATCAGGTACGCTTGCCCCAGATGCCTGGCTTTTGGGATGATGGTTCATTGGATTTTGGGGGAGGGTAGGCGTGTTAAGTTGCTCTGTATCCTCTTCCGTTGCTTCGCTTTGAACACTGGGAACAGTCATGGGCGGTACAGGTTCGGAAATAACCCCCACAGCACCTCTCGCCGTGCGACTGGAAAGGCTCCTGCGAAGATGGTCTTCGTATTCGAATTGCGCAGACTGCATTGTTACGCCAGAGACAGGTCTTTCTGGGGCAGAAAGCAGGTTCGATGAAGCTACAGTCGGGGCTTGAATCTGCACAccgccatcatcatacGTCTTTGAAACAGATGATGTAACTTGGAATTGTTCCTGTTCATCCGTTCCAGGTCGGCCAATGTCATGGGCCTGTCCCTTGCCTATGGGATCGGTAGCTGCCTTCCGTTCTTCCCACAATCTGcgcacttcttcctcttctttttgtctAGCAGCGCGTCTCTCCGCTAAACGTTCCACCATCCGTCTGCCTACTGcgctccttctttcttcaccCATATTCGACGAGGAGACAGTAAAACTTCGTTGCAGTCTTGGTCTCGGCTCATCAAACGCTGTAGCTTGATGCCCATCTTGAGCTACAGGTTTAGAAAATTCTGCTCTTCTGCGTGATGGTGTTCTTAACGTTCGATTGGTGTTCGCACCAAGAGTCCCCGCTCGTTGAAGACTCCGCAGCGGCAAATGTAAAGatacatcatcattcatcgtTGCTCCTTTCCCTCCGGTGAGCTTTGACATAGCTTGGGCTCGAGCTGCCTGAGAATTTGATCTTTGCAATGTCCTAAGCTCGCCCAGAGTCGGGAGCGGGCTTGGTGTATCACGACCTGCCAGAGGCACTTGCTGCTGGAGAGAATTGATACTGCGCGGTGCCAAAGATGGCAAGTAAGGTTGTGCCAGTTGCATGGCATGCCGCTCAGAATTGACCCCGTTTGTTGGAGATGGGTAATCGTTACAGGTCATATTgtgagatggagaagcCGAAGCTGAGCGCTGCATATGCATGTGATCGACAGAGGGATGAATACTGGCATGGTCGAATGTAATCTGCACCGGTGATGGCGAGAGCATTTCCTGTTCGTCATTTGTGGGTCTTGGAGGTGCATCTGGCCTCGACAGGCTTGATATTTCTACTGATATTGGCAAGATACCAGGACTACCCTCGGCATCACCGCTACTGTCGTCGGTCCGTGCCCCTGCATGTCGTTGAATAGGCCGCCTACCGTCTGCGTTCCGAGGCAGAGAAGCTGCCCGTTTGAGCTTTGCTATAGCCTCTGAGCGTACTTGAGCTTTTGTCTGAGGAGATGCAGGCCTGTCGTCATGTCGAGAGGCTGAGCGCGATGACGGGTGAGAGGCAGGATAGTATTTAGGGGATGTGAACATGACGGAAAAGACGTGGGTACTTTTTGGTGCTGGGAATGAGAGATTGTAGCTCAGGGCATGGGGAGAGTGTTTATATGTCGATCTGGGCAGTTGTACAGAGAGTTTTTGGCGGAAATCAGGAATGGAAAGAGTATAATAATAAAATGTCGGCGTACAGTATAATCCAGCGAGAAGGCAGAACGCAATTCGCGACCGTTGACCCTTTCGACATCGCCATATTTTTGACAGAACAACTATAAATCCATACTTCATCACAGTCACATTTCTTCTCGGCATATACCACCTAGTCACTGCATAGGGGCAATCAGCAGCCTTTGCCTTAGCTATCCTGCGAAAAAGCTCGAAAAATGATCACTCTCACGCCGCTCTCTGCCTCTGCGGCCGAAACGTCCCCTTCCGAACCGATATGCTACCTGCTTGAACTTGACGATGCCCGGATATTGTTGGACATGGGACAACGGGACTACCGTGCGAGCTCTCAGCAATGCAGCTGGGACTATGAAGAAGCGGTGCGGGAGTAAGTCTGCCGAACGATGTTTGAGCAGCGTTGACCTCTTGTAGTTTGGCACCGACTCTGTCTCTCGTTTTGTTGTCTCATTCCTCGTCTAACTACCTCTCTCTCTATCCGTATGCCCGGGCAAGATGGGGTCTCACTTGCCCAGTATATGCCACACAGCCAACGGTAGAGATGGGGCGTGTTGTATGTCTCGCCGAAGCTGAAAGCTGGAGATCAGAGTGTCCTGTAGATTCTGAAAAAGTTGCGGCAGATGACGGGAGTAAGAAGCCTCTTAGGGGCCCGTTCGTCCCTACCGTTGAAGAGATTCATGAGGCTTTTGATTGGATTAAAGCTGTCAGGTATAGTCAGCCCCTACACCTTGGTGGTCAGTATTTCAAGAGTCTCCACGGGTAAGCAAATGCTCATATGTTATCATGCTATTCAGGCGATttttcccatcttcttctcacccCTTTCGCCTCTGGGCACACTCTTGGTGGGAGTCTTTTCAAAATACGATCCCCCACATCCGGTACAGTTCTCTATGCCGTTGGCATCAACCACACCAGCGAAAGACATCTGGATGGGATGGTAGGAGTGCAGAATGGGCCTACAGGCTACGCCGACGGAGTCCTGCGTCCCGACCTTTTAATTGTGGAAGGAGGCCGAAGTATGGTTGTCAATCCAAAGCGTAAAGAACGTGAGGCAGCGCTCATAGGTACGTATAGATTTCATCCTACAATAAATTGTTCTGAACAATGATTAGATACGATCACTTCTACACTTGAATCAAACCATTCTGTGCTCCTTCCGGTGGACCCATCACCTCGTCTTCTCGAACTTATGATCCTTCTTGATCAGCATTGGACATTCAAACGCACACCAAAAGTCAAGCAACGACGATACAATGAACCGCCCGCCGATCTCTGGCCCTACCCATTGTGCATTGTCAGTAAAACTGCTCAGGATATGGTAGCTTTTGCAAGGAGTCTGATAGACTGGATGGGAGGTGTGGTCAAGGATAGCGCTGGTGAtatggtcgatgttggtagagggaaaagagcaagaggagCACGGATGGCTCTTGGCTCGGAGTATGGAGTGTTGGATTTTCGACACGTCCAGTTCTTTCTAAACACTACCGACTTGCTTCAAACATATCCACTAACGCGTCCCAAGCTCGTCCTTGCCGTACCGCCTACGATGTCTCATGGTCCTTCACGCTTTCTTTTCACAGCGATGGCAAATACAGAAGGAAACGTCATCATGCTTACCGGCCGCAGCGAGGAACAGACGTTGGCAAGGGATCTGTACAACCGTTGGGAGAGATCCCAAACAACAGGAAGCAAGTGGGGAGAGGGTAAAATAGGTCATTTAACTCAACTCGAAGGCAAATTGCAAGTTGAAGTAAGTGCAATTCCCGTCCAGAATAGAACTTTGCTGAGGCCATTATAGGTGGATTCCAAGGTTCCCCTCTCTGGTGCCGAGCTTGAGGCACATGTGGAGTCGGAGCGTCTgcaaaaagagaaggaagccGCGCACAAAGCCGCCGTAGACCGTTCTCGACGTATGCTTGAAGCTGATGATTTGGAATCCGATTCGGACTCTGAATCCGAGGCTGACGGCCATGCTGGTGATATAACCGTCAGACGAACCGAGGGTGCCAATGCTTATGCCggtgatggagaggatgtcAGAACCATGAGTTTTGACATCTATGTTAAAGGTCAACAAAtgagaagtggaagaggcgcAGAGATGGCGAGATTCAGAATGTTTCCGTTCGTTGAGCGCAAAGGGCGCAAGATCGACCAGTTTGGTGAAGGTCTTGACATTGGCCAATGGATGCGCAAGGGGCGAGAAATcgctgaagaaggggagacgGAGGAAGTAAGGGAggcgaagaaaaggaaggaagaggaagaggaaaaagcgAAGCAAGCACCGGAACCGCCCAGCAAATATGTGAGCGAAGAGGTGGGGGTTGAATTGAAGGCTATGATCGGTTTCGTAGATATGGAAGGGTTGCATGATGGGCAAAGTATTAAAACCATCATTTCAGACCTGCAACCGCGAAAACTGGTACGTCGTGTTTGCGTTTTGCTGTCTCATTCTGACGTACTCTGGCAAGATTATCGTGCGGTCATCCAAAGAATCTACGCAGAACCTCATATCCTTCTTAGGCAGCGTGACAGGGTTCACGAGGGACATATTTAGCCCATCGCTAACCGAAGAGATCAAAATTGGTGAACACGTGCAATCCTACTCTCTGACCCTTGGTGACAGCATATCCTCTGCTTTGGCAAAGAAATGGTCTGACGTGAGTCTTCACCAATCTGAGACAACGGCAAAAAGCTAACAGTGACTTAGTTCGAGGGATATGAGGTGACCTTCGTGGATGGCAAGATTGTCCTTCCTGCCGGATCCACTATTCCAATCCTCGAAACCCCCTCCCTTGTTGGCCCCTTGGTTAAGACTGAAGcggagggagatgatgcCGACGATGAAGCCAAACCATCGGCCGAAGAACTCGCAGCTGCTTCCGCACCGCCtatctcatcatctgctcCCTTGCCTTTACCAACCTCAACGTTCATCGGGGACCTGCGTCTTGCCCGACTGAAGCATCGGCTATCTCTTCTCAATCCTCCCATACCCGCAGAGTTTGCAGGTGAAGGTGTACTTGTTTGTGGACCCGGCATAGCCCAAGAGGCACAAGGAGCTGCAAGCGTAGTCTCGGTCCGGAAGattggagaaggcaagattGTCTTGGAAGGATGTATAGGTAGAGTGTACGTAGAAGTTAGAAAGGCGTTGTACGGAGGTCTGGCAAGAGTAGATGCTGCGTAAATGCTTCCAAGCCTCCCATATTTACAGATGCATTATTTCATGCATTCATCCGGTGCGCTCTTCGCCGAGCAGCTGAGCAGCCGGTCGAAAtatttattattatatTATTGCAAGCTTACTACGTACGACTGTAAAAAGCAGCCAAAAAGATTAAAAGCCGGCTAACGCGAGCGACaagaaataaaaataaacACGATCACGTGACTTGCATCAAAGTTCAAAATCATGCATTCCCTACGTTCGTTCTTCGTTCATTCTTCAACGGCAGACACTATAACCAGTTTAATCTCGCCTTGTTCGTGTAAGCTCAAGAGAGGATTGGAATATGCCCAAAGCCacaagaaaaaagaaggaaaaaaaggccGATTTTGTCGTATGTAAATTTCATGTCTTCCGTTGCCACAGAATTGACCCAGAGGGCAGAAAGCCAAACTCAAACTTGGTAAGGGCAAGAAGCAGGCTTCGAACACCACCGACACATCCTTCAAGGCGAGATGTAAGTTAATGATATCTTGTCATATGGCACTCAGTAATACTTAACCTGGAATGATTCAGCTATTGCGCTTCCCGGCCAGGAAGCTCTCAATCGAGCGCTTCAAATTTCTGAAGGTGCTGGTCCATCTGAACCAACCACTGCCAATGGTTTGACTCTAGAGGATATCTTTATCCGTCTCAGGCATCCTAATTCCGTTGTTCGGAAGGAGGCATTGGGTGGATTGAGAGAAATATTGCAAGTAGACGTGAGCAGGGAAGTCGGCAAAGTTTTGAGGGCATTGGGAGGATTGGTCGCAGATGATGACGCTGCTGTGAGGAAAGGTTTACTAGGTCTTTTGGATTGGTATCTGGCCCATCTATCCCAAGTAAGGAATTGTTGATATCCCTTTACGGCTACTGCTCTTCGCAAATGCTAACTTGTACCAGTCGATTCTAtcccctcatcttccccttctcgtTCTTCAAGCATCTTCCGCCCTCTCTCACATTTTCCCCGAGATTAGACTTGATGCCTGCAAGCTAGTACATCTCATGCTCCAATATGTCCCGAGCCATGTTGTCTCTTCTTGGCCCTACGAATCGTCTAACATCCTTGAAGGTCTCCGCCTTGCAGTCGGGCTCGGTGGCGAGAAAGGAGTAAATTCGCAGATCGGACGATTGACAGGCGGTGCAAAACTTGTGACGATGAAAGCAATGCGAGAATTTGTGAGGATAGGATTAGAAAACGGTATGACCCAAAAATGGGGCGGAGGGTATCTGGAGGACAGGCAGAGTAGCAGGGGAAAATTCAAagtggtgaaggaagagtctGGTTTAGAAAATGTACAACTTGAAGGTTGGCTTGTAGGCACCAGAATGGCGAAGCTGGTAGGCGATGGAGATGCCTGGGAGCTCGGAAGGTTGGGATCTCTGGGGGGCAAGGgcgacgaggaaggtgtGGTCAGCGTTCTCTCAGTACGTGACGACTCAAGTAATTTCTGAATATGCTAATTCGTTGCAGCAATTATATATTCAACTGCACCCCCTTCTTTTGTCTACCTTCCTTGAAAACGCCCCTACTGCCTTCTCACCTTCAATGGCTTCAGTTACTCCAGCTTCCGAAGACATACCATTGGCTCTCTGTGTCATGACTGCATCTTTAACCGAGTTGCTCGCCGATGCGATCTTGACCCGCGCAACGCCAGACGCAAATACTCCAGAACTCAGGCAGGTGAAAAACTGCATTTCAGATTTCCATCGACGTATGACTGGGTGGTTTCCTTTCAATTCTCGTACGGCTCCGACACCTTCAGGGGTT from Cryptococcus neoformans var. neoformans B-3501A chromosome 4, whole genome shotgun sequence includes:
- a CDS encoding hypothetical protein (HMMPfam hit to Sec7, Sec7 domain, score: -6.1, E(): 6e-08) yields the protein MPRRNVTVMKYGFIVVLSKIWRCRKGQRSRIAFCLLAGLYCTPTFYYYTLSIPDFRQKLSVQLPRSTYKHSPHALSYNLSFPAPKSTHVFSVMFTSPKYYPASHPSSRSASRHDDRPASPQTKAQVRSEAIAKLKRAASLPRNADGRRPIQRHAGARTDDSSGDAEGSPGILPISVEISSLSRPDAPPRPTNDEQEMLSPSPVQITFDHASIHPSVDHMHMQRSASASPSHNMTCNDYPSPTNGVNSERHAMQLAQPYLPSLAPRSINSLQQQVPLAGRDTPSPLPTLGELRTLQRSNSQAARAQAMSKLTGGKGATMNDDVSLHLPLRSLQRAGTLGANTNRTLRTPSRRRAEFSKPVAQDGHQATAFDEPRPRLQRSFTVSSSNMGEERRSAVGRRMVERLAERRAARQKEEEEVRRLWEERKAATDPIGKGQAHDIGRPGTDEQEQFQVTSSVSKTYDDGGVQIQAPTVASSNLLSAPERPVSGVTMQSAQFEYEDHLRRSLSSRTARGAVGVISEPVPPMTVPSVQSEATEEDTEQLNTPTLPQNPMNHHPKSQASGASVPDLDAPLLPPHPPFITPTRHIAHDSTSTIQGSSNSPGGSSTPGGSSILSGLDSMMFVTGGTGGHYAQLTSQGEVNWPVEAAEGSDWGTPGKEMHQTTLISSPTSSARIDRPRSSTSEIFSTQVSETGGAESDYRSPNSHNSYGMPSTGSAMSSWEEVGRTDDQVSKAPANHSNHARSESVGAKMKRTMKSAMRKHSQSRSSMTSSSPPVSPRRGSGASAAPSQGSVPRIWPKGEPLASNRIANHHPSVSSLSVSQANSATASSSNLIQHQLSSGPSQVSLLPRANLNDPRIHISKLSPFPGIEHLESRSAGLEESPGEKPKLMQQVSDSVIPSHSSVLTPGGTPAPENIYALPLVARAEANKRLSGESVTKRNWLTKALTSPRSSLSRKISYGDVRNRGNPLGQGAMVISSGVDPFASPPMGAVPTSSTPSIPSSMSPGGKSNAASPTVSTVPEMNEDRTRAATLVRLREGESAPGMIQERVQMRKEALLPKKTIDILRRMDEVLALGPEHPARPEMLDDPPRKFLMSSQILQVVNADIVKDRFLFLFTDLLVIAKPILVHNIHATLDTQFTVKNIVSLDKLLVTAPNGESPAESGRHPVVDQFVDKFKQDPVEACRYVVEKCSPAVDLATLAGLILRTSELDKTQVGLLLGNNEGLTRAFVDRFHFRNIRVDDALRMFLLSLRLPTDHISCETLLKVFAERYYVANHDHLTYNQELAIELVLTIMKFNDALYSTFGFASANNVITREAFITAFRSKDPHGLVPHDLLSQIYTSLRSMRLTQALASNEVRFERWAVITLPHTSTKLTYNVWSEKIYINIPAPDTKLRIKLLGEGLEFDPPELDFANKTEESFKLKGTSLGMKTLLLVRVGDNAALYGSLGSTRQFTVERAFMRHTFQIAFSNHRGLKREYCFSTNSSASCQKWRELLEKHIKETKRAKSMKGSSSRDVVRQTAEAVSFQVLRDALICSEETAQPTQKNAALRLGGNATALSEQDVESRSRTGSISAAYAQFALKEEYELGPLQRTRGEKDMDKASEKVNTRTGKELVLLCRQNSLMPGLLKLLHAGAEHGPDDGQAREGVGRDENVVRSKGKRV